The nucleotide sequence CGTAGCCAGGACCAGCAGAAGGCATTTCCAGAAAACTCGCATAAGTTTCTCCTTTGGTAAGTGGTCAGGGACCAATATCTATGCCACACAATAAAGCCATTAAATAACAGCATATTACCAGTATTGCCAACAGGATTGACTCTTAAGTTTGCGCCAACATGGTTGGCAGCAGTTGGCACTTTTGTGTGTTGTCGAATGCTCAGAGCGCTCAGTTGCACTCACCAAATGACACCCCTTCGCATCGCCTGCCGTCGGTCCACTTGGCCCTCCTCAGATCGGCATTGCTCAAATCGGCCCCTGTCAGATTGGCTCCTCTCAGATCGGCCGTAAACAGTTTGGCTCCTGAAAGGTTGGCTCCGCTCAGATCGGCTCCTGTCAGATCGGCCCCTGTGAGATTGGCCCTAAGCAGTTTGGCCCCTGAAAGGTTGGCTCCAGACAGATCGGCACCCATCAAGTCGGCCGAGGAAAAGTTGGCTCCGGACAGGTCGCCCCCTCTCAAGTCGATCCCGGAAAGGTTGGCTCCGGATAGGTTGCAGGCACTGCACGAACCCGTATTCAGCAGTTTTTCAAGGTCATAAGCTCCGGCCTGCCCCATGCCCAACAGGCAGACCAAGGCAGCCACAGCCACAATGCTAAAAAACTTCACACTCCACTTTTTCATAACCTTTCTCCGTGGTTGAGTGTTGATAATTCTCAATTAATAAGCACTATCTATGCCACACAATAAAGCCATTAAATATCAGTATATTACCAGCATTGCCAACAGGATTGACTCTTAAGTTTGCGCCAACATGGTTGGCAGCAGTTGGCACTTTTTCTTGTGGTCCAGGGTGTTGAATTGCAAGAGAGGATTGGTTTTGTCCTTAGCTGGACATTACACTGACTTATGGGGAAGTTACAAGAAGTATATTGTGACTAGAGTGGGGGTGGAGGCAGTCATAGCTGTATTTTGACAGGATGATTTGAGTGGCCCGGCTTATGATACATGGAGTCAAGACTACGTGCATTAAGTGACAAAAGTCCAAATCTGCCTGAATTGTCAAGACTTGATTTGCCAGTCTTCAGAAATCATGGGCCAGGACTACTACAGAAAGATAGCCGGATTGTCAAAATCAGGCCTGTATTTTTTCCTCTCCAAAGAACTTGCTGAATACCCTGTGAAAGTCCTCCAGATTAACAGGTTTTCCTATATAATCATCCATCCCGGCCTCCAGGAATCTTTCCTTGTCACCGGGCTGGGTATGGGCGGTTACTGCGATAATGGGAATATCTTTCTTTGCCCCTATGGTAGTTGACTCCCGGATGGCCTTTGTTGCCTCCACCCCGGTCATGACCGGCATTTGAATGTCCATAAGGATGCAGTCGAACGTCTGTTCATGAAGCATATCCACAGCTTCCTTACCATTGTTGGCCAAGGTCACTTTTTGTCCGTCTTTCCCTAGCATTCTTTTGATGAATATCTGATTCAAGGAATCATCTTCAGCCAGAAGGATATGCAGACCGCCTGATTTTCCGGCTGGTTGAACTGTCGCCTGAACATCCTGAGAAAGTGTCTTTTCAGGTATCTTGAAGGGCAGAACCACGTGCACGGTGGTTCCTTCACCGGGTTCGCTTTCTATTGAAATGTTTCCGCCCATCATATTCACTAATCGGTTAACTAAGACCAGGCCAAGACCTGCACCCTGATGCTGCCTGGTCATTGTGCCGTCCGCCTGGGAAAATGGCTTAAATAAATTGTCTAACTTGTCTTCAGAGATGCCTGTACCGGTATCAGTAATGGAAAATAAAATACGATTATGACCACTATTAGATTGAGATACTGGAGATATACTGAGACTGGCACTGCCATCCTCAGTAAATTTTACAGCATTGCCCACAAGGTTGAAAAGGATCTGCTGCAGCCTTGTATCGTCGCCGATAATTTTTGCAGGAAGGGAAGAGTCAAGAGAACAGTCATAGTCTATTCCTTTGTCTCTGGCAGGAATCAAAAACAGGTCTTTTATTGAAGAACATATATCATTCAGGCTGAATTCATGTTCCCGAATAATCATCTTTTCGGCTTCAATACTGGAAAGGTCCAAAATGTCGGATAAAAGTTGAGTAAGTCTCTTGGCTGAAATATTCCCCAGATTGACCAGTTCTTGTTGTTCGGAATTCAGCCCTGTTGCTGATAATAGCTGCATCATGCCCATTATTCCGTTCAGCGGGGT is from Desulfonatronovibrio magnus and encodes:
- a CDS encoding pentapeptide repeat-containing protein, whose amino-acid sequence is MKKWSVKFFSIVAVAALVCLLGMGQAGAYDLEKLLNTGSCSACNLSGANLSGIDLRGGDLSGANFSSADLMGADLSGANLSGAKLLRANLTGADLTGADLSGANLSGAKLFTADLRGANLTGADLSNADLRRAKWTDGRRCEGVSFGECN